In Flavobacteriales bacterium, a single genomic region encodes these proteins:
- the lepB gene encoding signal peptidase I: MNWKFWKKEKPAKKKGFVREWADAIVFAVIAATIIRLFLIEAYTIPTSSMEKSLLIGDFLFVSKVSYGPRTPITPLAFPFAHHTIPVINTKAYLEWIKLPYYRLPGFGKIKNNDVVVFNYPMESFRPVDKRENYIKRCVGIPGDELEVRESVLYINGEEAFRPEKMQTSYAVKTNGTGFNQLVLRKYDITEGGRVSNNGDFTLTMTNEAKDHIAELNNVQSVQPIIAEKGTYAEYIFPNSDPELRSTAHKKFFWNVDNFGPINIPKKGETVELTIDNLPIYERIIGFYEGNDLKIEETTIYINGKEADSYTFKMDYYFMMGDNRHNSADSRFWGFVPEDHIVGKAVFIWLSIDQAATKLSEKIRWNRLFRLIH, from the coding sequence ATGAATTGGAAATTTTGGAAGAAAGAGAAGCCTGCCAAAAAGAAAGGCTTTGTACGTGAGTGGGCAGATGCTATCGTATTTGCGGTCATTGCTGCAACCATCATCCGATTGTTCCTCATTGAGGCGTACACCATTCCCACGTCTTCGATGGAGAAATCGCTGCTCATCGGAGATTTCCTCTTTGTGAGCAAAGTGAGTTACGGGCCGCGGACACCGATCACTCCGCTGGCGTTTCCATTTGCGCATCACACCATTCCAGTCATCAACACTAAAGCCTATTTGGAGTGGATAAAGCTGCCTTACTATCGTTTGCCAGGGTTCGGGAAGATCAAAAACAACGATGTGGTCGTGTTCAATTATCCGATGGAAAGTTTCCGTCCTGTGGACAAGCGCGAGAACTACATCAAGCGTTGCGTGGGCATTCCTGGGGATGAGTTGGAAGTTCGCGAAAGTGTGCTGTACATCAATGGTGAAGAAGCCTTCAGACCTGAGAAGATGCAGACCTCGTACGCGGTAAAGACCAACGGCACGGGTTTCAATCAGTTGGTGCTGCGCAAGTATGACATTACCGAAGGTGGTCGTGTTTCCAACAATGGAGATTTTACGCTGACGATGACCAATGAGGCGAAAGATCATATCGCGGAGCTGAATAACGTTCAGTCGGTACAGCCGATCATCGCAGAGAAAGGAACGTACGCGGAGTATATTTTCCCGAACTCAGATCCTGAACTCAGATCAACAGCTCACAAAAAGTTCTTCTGGAATGTGGACAATTTCGGCCCGATCAACATCCCGAAAAAGGGAGAAACGGTTGAACTCACCATTGACAACTTGCCGATCTATGAGCGCATCATCGGCTTTTACGAAGGCAACGACCTGAAAATCGAAGAAACGACCATCTACATCAACGGCAAGGAAGCTGATTCCTACACGTTCAAAATGGATTACTACTTTATGATGGGAGACAACCGCCACAACTCGGCCGATAGCCGTTTCTGGGGTTTTGTTCCAGAAGATCACATCGTAGGAAAGGCCGTTTTCATTTGGCTTTCCATCGATCAGGCTGCGACCAAACTTTCAGAGAAGATCCGTTGGAACCGATTGTTCCGCCTGATCCACTGA
- the dapB gene encoding 4-hydroxy-tetrahydrodipicolinate reductase, whose product MKIALSGYGKMGKEIEQIALQRGHEIIVKFNDPDDWVGKDDILRQADVAIEFSMPHSVVSNIFKCFDANVPVVVGTTGWFGQLDHVKDVCHEHNRSILYASNFSVGVNLFFEVNRILARLMNDHEEYTVKVDETHHTGKVDSPSGTAIKLANDIIDNLSRKDVWVNDPTDKDYELEVISHRVENVPGTHVVSYDCDIDQIQIMHTAKSRVGFAKGAVIAAEWLADKKGVFTMSDLLKDVKFEGFAK is encoded by the coding sequence AAAGAGATCGAGCAGATCGCTTTGCAACGAGGGCACGAGATCATTGTCAAGTTCAATGATCCTGATGATTGGGTGGGGAAAGATGACATTCTTCGTCAGGCCGATGTGGCCATTGAGTTCTCGATGCCGCACAGCGTGGTCAGTAACATTTTCAAATGTTTTGATGCCAATGTTCCAGTTGTGGTGGGAACCACAGGTTGGTTCGGGCAGCTGGATCATGTGAAAGACGTGTGCCACGAGCACAACCGTTCAATTCTATACGCCTCCAATTTCAGCGTAGGTGTCAATCTGTTCTTTGAGGTGAACCGCATTTTGGCGCGCCTGATGAACGACCATGAGGAATACACAGTGAAAGTTGATGAGACGCACCACACAGGTAAGGTCGATTCGCCAAGCGGAACGGCCATCAAACTGGCCAACGACATCATTGACAATCTCAGCAGAAAAGACGTTTGGGTGAATGACCCAACGGATAAAGATTACGAGTTGGAGGTCATCTCGCACCGCGTGGAGAACGTTCCAGGAACGCATGTGGTGAGCTACGATTGCGACATCGATCAGATTCAAATTATGCACACCGCAAAAAGTCGTGTCGGTTTTGCAAAAGGAGCGGTCATTGCGGCCGAATGGCTCGCAGATAAAAAAGGTGTGTTCACCATGAGTGACCTCTTAAAGGATGTTAAGTTCGAGGGGTTTGCCAAATAG
- a CDS encoding tetratricopeptide repeat protein — MRLSTSSNFSLYSSLIVRCAQTFGTVKSSINAATISLLISSIFLQWNAKVAKMVPTASPNFLKSCESFRLRRDCIELAIPNFATRKPKRTAMNKVLFPTLMLAALFLSSCDNSKKMVENEWKVYDSVIENGDVISAIVTLNRIVAIDRYNADALDTLAILYLKSGSNEAASKIAFRALNVRESDALVRVLAKANKGLGKNDIALENFSKLLAKDPQNLEYQYEVAYAYINQKRLNDAVPLIQSIIQNPNSGSEVMKEFFDGGSQLLPYRAVAFNMLGFIQSQAGQTDAAIKSYQTALQIFPRYYLASNNLKLTQEQLKKK, encoded by the coding sequence ATGAGGTTGAGTACATCATCGAATTTCAGTTTGTATTCTTCTTTGATAGTGCGCTGCGCCCAGACGTTCGGCACAGTAAAAAGCAGCATCAACGCTGCAACGATCAGTCTTCTCATATCCTCAATTTTCCTTCAATGGAACGCTAAAGTCGCCAAAATGGTGCCAACTGCAAGTCCGAACTTTCTTAAATCTTGTGAATCCTTCAGATTGCGAAGAGATTGCATTGAACTGGCAATTCCTAATTTCGCCACTCGGAAACCTAAACGTACCGCTATGAATAAAGTTCTGTTCCCAACGCTTATGCTTGCTGCATTGTTCCTTTCATCTTGCGATAACTCCAAAAAAATGGTGGAAAACGAGTGGAAAGTGTACGATTCGGTGATTGAAAACGGGGATGTCATTTCGGCCATTGTCACCCTGAACAGAATTGTGGCCATTGACAGATACAATGCGGATGCGTTGGACACGCTTGCCATCCTTTATCTCAAAAGTGGTTCGAATGAGGCTGCATCAAAAATTGCGTTTCGTGCCTTGAACGTTCGTGAAAGCGATGCGTTGGTGCGCGTTCTGGCAAAAGCCAATAAGGGTCTGGGCAAGAACGATATTGCTTTGGAAAACTTCAGCAAACTGCTGGCAAAAGACCCGCAGAACCTTGAATATCAGTACGAGGTGGCCTATGCTTACATCAACCAGAAACGACTCAATGATGCCGTTCCATTGATCCAATCCATCATTCAGAATCCGAATTCAGGAAGCGAAGTGATGAAGGAATTCTTCGATGGAGGAAGTCAATTGCTTCCTTACCGTGCGGTGGCTTTCAACATGCTCGGTTTCATTCAGTCGCAAGCAGGACAGACCGATGCGGCCATCAAAAGCTATCAAACAGCATTGCAGATCTTCCCACGCTATTACTTGGCAAGCAATAACCTGAAACTCACTCAGGAACAGTTGAAAAAGAAGTGA
- a CDS encoding PDZ domain-containing protein translates to MRRLIVAALMLLFTVPNVWAQRTIKEEYKLKFDDVLNLIETKYVDHPDYDKLVDEAIVGMVKDLDPHSEYMTAEEYQKMSEPLSGNFEGIGVQFNIIKDTIAVVSPIAGGPSERLGIRSGDKIVVIEDTVVAGIGITNRDVINKLRGDKGTKVRVKIYRRGVKDLIEYTIVRDKIPIFSCDASYMLNEDVGYIKLNRFAQTTMDEFDEAIAELQPKGMKHLVLDLRGNSGGYLNTAIQLSDEFLSDKELIVYTEGISSPKREHFATPRGKFEKGKLVVLIDEGSASASEIVSGAIQDHDRGLIVGRRSFGKGLVQRPFKLRDGSTLKLTTARYYTPSGRCIQRPYDEGNDEYRNEGKRRRDNGELFSADSIHVNDQEEFLTDNKRKVYGGGGILPDIFVPLDTSENSDFLMELLRNGLFYQYINEYVDANREELNSKYPDFETFDGDFKVDGKFLDDFFAFAEKNLAPKKKDVDEEIADVSDDESAEEAVVDAVKAIEEKKDFATRKEEGMETSGHIIRLRLKALLARTLWQTEAFYRVMNSEDDAVSKALESIDDKTFRRMKLSYN, encoded by the coding sequence ATGAGAAGACTGATCGTTGCAGCGTTGATGCTGCTTTTTACTGTGCCGAACGTCTGGGCGCAGCGCACTATCAAAGAAGAATACAAACTGAAATTCGATGATGTACTCAACCTCATCGAAACCAAATATGTAGACCATCCCGATTACGATAAGTTGGTGGATGAGGCCATCGTTGGAATGGTCAAAGATCTGGATCCGCACAGCGAGTACATGACCGCAGAGGAGTACCAGAAAATGAGCGAACCGTTGAGCGGTAACTTCGAAGGGATCGGAGTTCAGTTCAACATTATTAAAGACACGATCGCGGTGGTTTCTCCCATCGCAGGCGGACCGTCAGAGCGACTTGGGATCCGTTCGGGAGACAAGATCGTGGTGATCGAGGATACGGTGGTTGCAGGAATTGGCATCACCAACCGCGATGTGATCAACAAACTACGAGGCGACAAAGGCACCAAAGTGCGCGTTAAGATCTACCGCAGAGGCGTGAAAGATCTTATCGAGTACACGATCGTCCGCGACAAGATTCCGATTTTCAGTTGCGATGCTTCCTACATGCTCAATGAAGATGTCGGCTACATCAAACTGAACCGTTTTGCCCAGACAACCATGGATGAGTTCGATGAGGCAATAGCCGAATTGCAACCCAAAGGAATGAAGCATCTGGTGCTGGACCTGCGAGGTAATTCGGGAGGTTACCTGAATACGGCTATTCAGCTGTCGGATGAGTTTTTATCCGATAAGGAATTGATCGTTTATACCGAAGGTATTTCGAGTCCGAAGCGGGAGCATTTCGCTACACCACGAGGGAAATTTGAGAAGGGAAAATTGGTGGTGCTCATCGATGAAGGATCGGCATCTGCAAGCGAAATTGTCTCTGGTGCCATTCAAGATCATGATCGCGGGTTGATCGTTGGACGCAGATCCTTCGGCAAAGGGTTGGTGCAGCGCCCGTTCAAGCTACGCGATGGCTCTACGTTGAAACTGACCACGGCCAGATATTACACGCCTTCTGGAAGATGTATTCAGCGTCCGTATGATGAAGGCAATGACGAGTACCGCAATGAAGGAAAGCGCAGACGCGACAATGGCGAGTTGTTCAGCGCAGACAGCATTCATGTCAATGATCAGGAAGAGTTTCTTACCGACAACAAGCGGAAGGTTTATGGAGGCGGAGGTATTCTTCCAGACATCTTCGTTCCGCTCGACACATCGGAGAATTCAGATTTTCTGATGGAGCTTCTGCGAAACGGATTGTTCTACCAGTACATCAACGAATACGTGGATGCCAACCGCGAAGAATTGAATTCAAAATATCCTGATTTCGAAACATTCGATGGCGATTTCAAAGTGGATGGAAAATTCTTGGATGATTTCTTTGCTTTTGCAGAGAAGAATTTGGCACCTAAGAAGAAAGACGTTGATGAAGAGATTGCTGATGTTTCTGACGATGAATCGGCTGAGGAAGCAGTTGTTGACGCGGTAAAAGCAATAGAGGAGAAGAAAGACTTCGCTACACGCAAGGAAGAAGGTATGGAAACCTCAGGCCACATTATTCGATTGCGATTGAAGGCACTGTTGGCCAGAACGCTTTGGCAGACCGAAGCTTTCTATCGGGTCATGAACTCGGAGGATGATGCGGTTTCAAAAGCACTCGAATCCATTGACGACAAGACCTTCAGGAGGATGAAACTCTCCTACAATTAA